The Zygotorulaspora mrakii chromosome 3, complete sequence genome includes a region encoding these proteins:
- the MRP1 gene encoding mitochondrial 37S ribosomal protein mS43 (similar to Saccharomyces cerevisiae MRP1 (YDR347W); ancestral locus Anc_5.398), protein MFARHGSLVRGQFVRSYIAPVLDHLSQGAALPGLFSSKGLDNAWFARAEAYTKKLNSFTNFSEEIPLETLIYENAQSSVKRHIVNYASLLFNLRFALSSLRGCQKDLPNINEITSKELLKTPELTLKYANEPLETGNKNLHNAIVSSFGSIVEFRSLLLNSNLSISGDGFTWLVARRHAIGDSDMQSSSKVEFDKLFILNTYNAGTPFNFNKSGHMDSLRLQYLKRMESIEEEPVENSESSVQNKSIEEAKQTEAYKKTSYIPLLAIDASPKAWLHDYGIFGKQKYLDRVWESIEWDVVESRLPEKTVSYGLY, encoded by the coding sequence ATGTTTGCACGTCATGGCTCTCTTGTGCGTGGCCAATTTGTTAGGTCTTATATAGCACCCGTGCTGGATCATCTGAGTCAAGGTGCAGCATTACCGGGCCtattctcttcaaaaggtCTCGATAATGCGTGGTTCGCAAGGGCTGAAGCatatacaaaaaaattgaacagctttacaaatttttctgagGAAATACCTTTAGAGACGTTAATCTATGAGAATGCTCAATCAAGCGTGAAACGTCATATAGTTAATTATGCGTCGTTACTGTTCAATTTGCGATTCGCACTGTCATCATTGAGAGGTTGTCAGAAAGACCTGCCAAACATAAATGAGATAACATCAAAGGAGCTTTTAAAGACACCAGAGCTTACACTGAAGTATGCGAATGAGCCTCTAGAGACTGGAAATAAGAATTTGCACAACGCTATAGTCTCATCGTTCGGCTCAATTGTTGAGTTTAGATCGTTGTTGCTGAATTCAAACCTTTCGATAAGTGGGGATGGATTCACTTGGCTAGTGGCTAGAAGACATGCTATAGGTGATTCCGATATGCAATCCAGTAGTAAAGTGGAATTTGATAAGCTATTCATTTTAAACACGTATAATGCTGGAACGccattcaatttcaataaatctgGTCATATGGACTCCTTGCGCCTACAATATTTAAAAAGAATGGAATCGATTGAGGAAGAACCGGTAGAAAATAGTGAGAGCTCGGTACAGAATAAATCTATCGAGGAAGCGAAACAAACAGAAGCTTACAAGAAAACTTCATATATACCTTTGCTAGCTATTGATGCATCGCCAAAGGCATGGTTACACGATTATGGTATTTTCGGTAAACAAAAATACTTAGACAGGGTTTGGGAATCGATTGAATGGGATGTAGTAGAATCAAGATTGCCCGAAAAGACTGTCTCGTACGGCCTATACTAG
- a CDS encoding sugar porter family MFS transporter has translation MSHAVEPGEPVGAAEAVEPVEDVGPAQGALTTNSNSNASSLDEKSHRAGGPSKGSDTDGADLENYRSHNGGSKDEMSELVKEADQQLENMKKSDLTFISLCCVMVAFGGFVFGWDTGTISGFVRQTDWVRRFGSMDQNGNYYLSNVRTGLLVSIFNIGCAIGGLTLGRLGDIYGRRIGLIIVVVIYVVGIIIQIASIDKWYQYFIGRIVSGLGVGAITVLSPMLISEVSPKQMRGTLVSCYQLMITAGIFLGYCTNYGTKNYQDSTQWRVPLGLCFAWAILMITGMSFVPESPRYLCEYGRMEEARKSLARANRCSPDSSLVTLELENFQASVEAEKVAGAASWIELFTGRPAMFKRTLMGMMIQSLQQLTGNNYFFYYGTTIFQAVGLQDSFQTSIVLGVVNFFSTFLSLYTVDAFGRRRCLLWGCVGMICCYVVYASVGVTRLWPDGADHPEVSSRGAGNCMIVFACFFIFCFATTWAPIAYVLISETFPLRIKSKAMAVSTASNWIWGFLISFFTPFITGAIKFYYGYVFMGCMVFAFYYVFFFVNETKGLTLEEVNDMYAEGVLPWKSSTWIPPHRRTDAFNAEEYSKDTVPFYKRMFCKKQSKNAT, from the coding sequence ATGTCGCATGCAGTTGAGCCGGGTGAGCCAGTCGGAGCAGCCGAAGCAGTTGAGCCAGTCGAAGATGTCGGGCCAGCACAGGGTGCGCTGACCACTAATTCAAATTCCAACGCTTCGTCTTTAGATGAGAAATCGCATAGAGCAGGTGGTCCAAGTAAAGGATCAGACACGGATGGAGCAGATTTGGAGAACTACAGGAGCCATAACGGTGGCTCAAAGGATGAGATGAGTGAACTAGTTAAAGAGGCTGATCAACAGTTGgaaaacatgaaaaaatcggATCTTACATTCATTTCACTGTGTTGTGTAATGGTTGCATTCGGGGGATTTGTGTTTGGTTGGGATACTGGTACGATATCTGGATTTGTTAGACAGACGGACTGGGTACGTAGATTTGGATCTATGGATCAAAACGGTAATTATTATCTCTCAAACGTCAGGACGGGTTTGTTAGTCTCCATTTTTAATATTGGGTGTGCCATAGGTGGTTTAACTTTGGGTAGGTTGGGTGACATCTATGGTCGCCGTATCGGTTTGATCATCGTTGTTGTTATTTATGTGGTTGGTATCATTATTCAGATAGCATCGATTGATAAATGGTATCAATACTTTATTGGTAGAATCGTTTCAGGTCTTGGTGTCGGCGCTATTACTGTCTTATCGCCCATGTTAATTTCAGAAGTTTCTCCAAAACAAATGAGAGGAACATTAGTTTCCTGTTATCAACTAATGATTACTGCCGGCATCTTTTTGGGTTATTGTACAAATTATGGTACAAAAAATTATCAGGACTCCACTCAATGGAGGGTACCCCTTGGTTTGTGCTTTGCTTGGGCCATTTTAATGATTACTGGTATGTCTTTTGTTCCTGAATCTCCTCGTTATCTTTGTGAGTATGGTAGAATGGAAGAGGCAAGAAAATCGTTGGCCAGAGCTAACAGATGTTCCCCAGATTCTTCATTAGTTACTTTAGAACTGGAGAATTTTCAGGCATCTGTAGAAGCTGAAAAGGTAGCAGGTGCTGCTTCATGGATTGAATTGTTTACTGGTAGGCCAGCAATGTTCAAGCGTACTCTTATGGGTATGATGATCCAATCATTACAACAACTAACTGGTAATaattatttcttttattaCGGTACtacaatttttcaagctgTCGGTTTACAAGATTCGTTCCAAACTTCAATTGTTCTTGGTGTTGTTAACTTCTTCTCGACCTTTTTGTCCTTGTACACAGTCGATGCTTTTGGCCGCCGTAGATGTCTACTATGGGGTTGTGTTGGTATGATTTGTTGTTACGTCGTCTATGCATCCGTTGGTGTCACCAGATTGTGGCCAGATGGTGCAGATCATCCCGAAGTTTCTTCCAGAGGTGCTGGTAACTGTATGATTGTCTTTGCATGTTTCTTTATCTTTTGCTTTGCAACCACATGGGCACCTATTGCCTATGTTTTAATCTCTGAAACCTTTCCACTGAGAATTAAATCGAAGGCAATGGCGGTGTCTACAGCGTCGAATTGGATCTGGGGGTTCTTGATCAGTTTCTTCACTCCATTTATTACAGGCGCCATCAAATTCTACTACGGCTATGTCTTTATGGGTTGTATGGTATTTGCGTTCTACTacgtcttcttctttgtcAATGAAACTAAGGGCCTAACCTTGGAGGAAGTCAACGACATGTATGCTGAAGGGGTGCTACCATGGAAATCCTCTACTTGGATACCACCCCACAGAAGGACAGATGCTTTCAATGCCGAGGAATATAGTAAGGACACTGTTCCATTTTACAAGAGGATGTTCTGCAAGAAACAAAGCAAAAATGCAActtaa
- a CDS encoding Pal1 family protein (similar to Saccharomyces cerevisiae YDR348C and YHR097C; ancestral locus Anc_5.399), with protein sequence MISRSNSQSRGRPFSVNNPFRSASVDPAVAQYTNDRQFQDWVKENGAFPLNNSGRNSSNSSLPVSLKEDYSGNSFRVQSPVGQQSKSGSMPSTNPFLDDISSTEGSINNSPPLNHSPPVNSSPPDYPRRTNGSQTYSTAREEKERLRDRYREEAQINDQPQTVDLPPSYDEVAGGRKVRSGYPREKEGTASSGNGHRSSGHRHRRHRDGDKEHSSRHRSAGHGPGSGSGSGSGSKDKKKGKTKGPTSKYVDTIDKMDVTGLFGGSFHHDGPFDACTPHRNKNTKAAPVLAFPADGPNNSIGGASTKKSALNEVFGREELDDDDDIYNTKVSKKTLPVIISNAGSTTTLDAIKPNTNGLTQFDAKGKSQVVHGPTTMGLGSTTFLDGAPASSNTIKEDIRHHAIQSRNGIQRKKSLSQRLQVGGNSNDKNEVTSTLKLAKTHSGHLENFDDYENQEKDTYASVRFEQNPKKESTGNKLLRRVKSLKVTRKP encoded by the exons ATGATCAGTAGATCAAACAGCCAGAGTAGAGGCAGACCTTTCTCTGTAAATAACCCTTTCCGAAGCGCGTCCGTGGATCCTGCTGTAGCACAGTATACTAATGATAGACAATTCCAAGACTGGGTAAAGGAGAATGGGGCCTTTCCATTGAACAACAGTGGCCGAAACTCTTCGAATTCAAGTCTTCCAGTCTCCCTTAAAGAGGATTATTCCGGCAATAGTTTCAGAGTCCAATCGCCGGTGGGACAACAATCAAA AAGTGGTAGTATGCCTTCAACGAATCCATTCCTTGACGACATCAGCTCGACTGAGGGGTCTATAAACAACAGTCCACCTCTAAATCACAGTCCACCGGTAAACAGTAGTCCACCTGATTATCCAAGGAGGACTAATGGATCACAAACTTACTCCACAGCGAGAGAGGAGAAAGAACGTCTAAGAGATAGATATAGAGAGGAAGCCCAGATAAATGACCAGCCTCAGACAGTAGATTTACCACCTTCGTATGATGAAGTTGCTGGAGGAAGAAAGGTAAGATCTGGCTATCCAAGGGAAAAAGAGGGCACTGCCTCTAGTGGGAATGGACATCGGAGTAGTggtcatcgtcatcgtcgtcATAGAGATGGTGATAAGGAGCACTCTTCTCGCCATAGAAGCGCCGGTCACGGTCCTGGTTCTGGTTCTGGTTCTGGTTCGGGCTCaaaggataaaaaaaaaggtaaaacaAAAGGGCCGACATCAAAATATGTTGACACTATCGATAAGATGGATGTTACGGGACTTTTTGGGGGATCATTCCATCATGATGGTCCATTTGATGCTTGCACACCACATAGGAATAAGAATACGAAAGCTGCACCAGTTTTAGCTTTTCCAGCTGATGGTCCAAACAACAGTATTGGTGGTGCTTCTACTAAGAAATCAGCTTTAAACGAAGTTTTTGGGAGAGAGGAAttagatgatgatgatgatatatACAATACGAaggtttcaaaaaaaactctgCCGGTGATTATCAGCAATGCCGGCAGCACGACTACTTTGGATGCTATAAAGCCGAACACAAATGGATTGACCCAATTTGATGCAAAGGGTAAGTCGCAGGTTGTACATGGCCCTACAACAATGGGTTTGGGATCAACGACATTTCTCGATGGTGCGCCCGCTTCATCAAATACAATCAAAGAGGATATCAGACACCATGCGATTCAGTCACGTAATGGaattcaaaggaaaaaatctttatCACAAAGGCTTCAAGTTGGTGGGAATAGTAATGACAAAAATGAAGTAACATCAACTTTGAAACTAGCAAAAACTCATAGCGGTCACTTAGAGAACTTTGACGATtatgaaaatcaagagaAAGACACTTACGCCTCTGTGCGTTTTGAGCAAAACCCAAAAAAGGAATCTACAGGAAACAAATTATTAAGAAGggtgaaaagtttgaaagtAACCAGGAAACCTTAA
- the SVF1 gene encoding Svf1p (similar to Saccharomyces cerevisiae SVF1 (YDR346C); ancestral locus Anc_5.397), which produces MLKWIQGGISAVTGIAEPEYGSEYIHTVTDRVKGKQPYRETTREDLNWLSPDHTNVETATFYFSDLNTGVVGFFQIIHSNIIGLHLQAQFTFRIYDSHNPTKLNLWTSTKLEDFRVEGPNFYAKDLFVELNEEDNEYHFKSSVNPRSTVDLRIRRMTPGCKVGDDPSTYYGDNIEEPWGCVRHVFWPRNSIVGTINVKVPVESESDDEEGATADKNEETEAGANAEPAAAEEAKEEATEGNSEQDDEESYESEEAEVLEDRQITFSEEDPAYSMFVLAFQGMKPHHAAKAWNFMYFHSKENTAVLMEFTTPKSYANTKVSFGILTDNSNILSVTIDNDFKHLNAEVDDVGWNVPKEISIDYEGFTVDVTDEEIANQEETEIHESKKVVANVNSKLANLVERIDVMNEIPNFIKSIVSGVSGTKPYIYQYAVDGSSLQINGAPVQKGITWIEVTFISESEEITEESYDEA; this is translated from the coding sequence atgttgaaatggATTCAGGGAGGTATATCAGCGGTGACAGGTATTGCAGAGCCTGAGTACGGCAGTGAATATATTCACACTGTTACAGATAGAGTGAAGGGCAAACAACCGTATCGAGAGACCACCCGTGAAGATTTGAACTGGCTATCACCGGATCACACCAATGTGGAAACGGCTACATTCTATTTCAGTGACTTAAATACTGGGGTGGTTGGATTCTTCCAGATCATCCATTCGAATATTATCGGGCTGCATCTTCAAGCGCAATTTACGTTTAGAATCTACGATTCACATAACCCAACAAAGTTGAACCTATGGACATCCACAAAATTGGAGGATTTTAGAGTTGAAGGACCTAATTTTTATGCAAAAGatctttttgttgaactgaatgaagaagataatGAGTATCATTTCAAGTCATCCGTCAACCCAAGGTCTACAGTTGATCTCCGCATTAGAAGGATGACACCGGGATGTAAAGTGGGTGATGACCCAAGCACTTATTATGGTGATAATATCGAGGAACCCTGGGGTTGTGTTAGACATGTTTTTTGGCCAAGGAATTCTATTGTCGGGACAATAAACGTTAAAGTTCCGGTGGAATCGGAGAGtgatgacgaagaaggAGCAACAGCTgacaaaaatgaagaaacagAGGCCGGTGCTAATGCAGAGCCTGCCGCCGCTGAGGAGGCTAAGGAGGAGGCAACAGAAGGAAATTCAGAGCAAGATGACGAAGAGTCCTACGAAAGCGAAGAAGCTGAAGTTTTGGAAGATCGTCAAATTACATTTTCCGAAGAAGATCCAGCTTATTCAATGTTTGTCTTGGCTTTCCAAGGGATGAAACCGCATCACGCTGCTAAAGCGTGGAATTTCATGTATTTCCATTCAAAGGAAAACACAGCAGTTTTGATGGAGTTTACCACCCCAAAATCGTATGCAAATACAAAAGTTTCGTTTGGTATTCTGACGGATAACTCAAACATTTTGTCCGTCACTATCGACAATGACTTCAAGCATCTAAACGCTGAAGTGGACGATGTCGGTTGGAACGTCCCAAAAGAAATTAGCATTGATTATGAGGGTTTCACAGTTGATGTcacagatgaagaaatagCAAATCAAGAAGAGACTGAAATCCACGAGTCCAAAAAAGTTGTCGCAAATGTAAACAGTAAACTAGCGAATCTGGTGGAGAGAATCGACGTCATGAATGAAATTCCgaattttatcaaatcaaTCGTATCCGGAGTCTCTGGAACAAAACCATATATTTATCAATACGCCGTCGATGGATCCAGTCTACAGATCAATGGCGCTCCTGTCCAAAAGGGTATCACGTGGATTGAAGTTACTTTTATTTCGgaaagtgaagaaattaCTGAAGAATCCTACGACGAGGCTTGA
- the SFB3 gene encoding Sfb3p (similar to Saccharomyces cerevisiae SFB3 (YHR098C); ancestral locus Anc_5.400), translating into MAQENLARNISALSLDQQTSGNVSRKSRRPNRAYHDLASGLSAPSTPFSGPPSNQGGFPFNNGSFTPVLSANGSMSAPRLHNESPLVGSTDQFSQSQAYSQPNGECAPAYSSSHYVATQRWEDQLQYLTKTFETSKDSVPPLPTTQFYCADQGACDPRLLSLSMYNVPVDESLRSATKLPLGISIQPFANLIPNEPIPTVTLGGNQGPLRCRRCRSYVNARYKLGFDSTVTCNICKVKTQFSPDEYPVLDPQMGNSQNSPMLTKGCVEFLVPETYNAKQSKEPLPLHYLFLIDLSLLANENGSSLAVVEGVRTCIEYISDFQPNCKVAIMAFDSKIRFFNLRPELDTAQEYVVTDIYDAFLPMLNGLFVRPQESQRVIDDTLRKITNYIASEKFSHVIQVCYGPALQAAKLAIDTITGGQGGKIFCSLNSLPTLGHGNLSLKKDDATKKNLRCENDFYAKLGNEMLHSYVSVDLFVTSSAFVDMATVGFGADITGGTIKYYPSFSHEKDEFTLVNDMLQSVSSIVGYQALLKIRCSTGLVVSQYYLEASGNSDRDPMIPVLTKDTTIDALLKYDQKLKPNTEMSFQAALLYTDLDGKRKVRSINTYATVSGNIRSIFQSINQNVAMRIMTKEVITSLGDCDFINLRKKIDAKMVEILTQYKALIGGSLSSQLVLPEALRTLPAYMLSFEKTELMAPNAHSARGNERIYDLFKFKTMNSAQLSYKLYPQVVPLHVLLEESDLSFYDADEKLLQVLPSSMENLSVRNSHASITNGGCYLIFQGDKVYLWFNENTNRMLLHDLLEVEDSVHISQITLFGGSLPELSTEVNAKALQVIKYWCQATNRASLSIELLRPNVDQYYSRIMAQLLVEDKTINKIDALDNYLVTMHRLIQEKYKKDDYVKVSTVSNNNENDSMHQKFVQF; encoded by the coding sequence ATGGCACAAGAGAATTTAGCAAGAAATATCTCGGCCCTCTCCCTGGATCAGCAGACATCAGGTAACGTGTCAAGAAAGAGTCGAAGACCTAATAGGGCATATCATGATCTGGCATCGGGATTGAGTGCTCCTTCCACTCCTTTTTCCGGACCGCCGTCCAACCAGGGAGGGTTTCCGTTCAACAATGGTTCATTCACTCCAGTTTTATCTGCAAATGGTTCAATGAGTGCACCAAGGCTTCACAATGAGAGTCCACTGGTCGGCTCGACTGATCAATTTTCCCAATCACAAGCTTATAGTCAGCCAAATGGTGAATGCGCACCAGCCTACAGTAGCTCCCATTATGTTGCAACTCAAAGATGGGAGGATCAATTGCAATACCTGACCAAAACATTTGAGACCTCTAAGGATTCTGTCCCACCACTACCAACTACACAGTTTTATTGTGCCGATCAAGGTGCTTGTGACCCTCGTTTATTGAGCCTGTCAATGTATAACGTTCCTGTAGACGAGAGTTTGAGATCTGCGACAAAACTACCATTGGGAATATCCATTCAGCCTTTTGCGAATTTGATCCCGAATGAGCCCATTCCTACAGTTACGCTTGGCGGTAACCAGGGACCATTGCGTTGCAGACGCTGTAGATCATATGTCAATGCTCGTTATAAATTGGGGTTTGATTCGACTGTTACTTGTAATATTTGCAAAGTAAAAACTCAATTCTCGCCTGATGAGTATCCAGTGCTTGATCCCCAAATGGGCAACAGTCAGAACTCTCCAATGCTTACTAAAGGCTGTGTCGAATTTTTGGTTCCTGAAACATATAATGCTAAACAGAGTAAAGAACCATTGCCATTGcattatttgtttttaatCGATCTTTCTTTATTGGCTAACGAAAACGGAAGTTCCTTGGCAGTTGTAGAAGGTGTTAGGACTTGTATTGAATATATATCTGATTTCCAACCGAACTGCAAAGTCGCCATAATGGCTTTTGATAGTAAgatcagatttttcaacttaAGACCAGAACTTGATACGGCTCAGGAGTATGTTGTTACTGATATTTACGATGCATTTTTACCGATGTTAAATGGTTTATTTGTTAGACCACAAGAATCTCAAAGAGTCATTGATGACACTTTAAGAAAAATCACAAACTATATCGCTAGCGAGAAATTTAGCCATGTTATACAAGTCTGCTATGGACCGGCTTTACAGGCTGCGAAACTTGCAATTGACACCATAACGGGTGGACAAGGGggtaaaatattttgctCATTAAACTCTTTACCAACTCTCGGGCATGGCAATTTatcattgaagaaagacGATGCGACCAAGAAAAATCTAAGATGCGAAAATGATTTCTATGCCAAGTTGGGAAATGAGATGCTACATTCATATGTTTCTGTGGATTTATTTGTTACGAGCTCCGCCTTTGTCGATATGGCTACAGTTGGATTTGGAGCGGACATTACGGGGGGTACTATCAAATACTATCCTAGTTTCTCTCATGAAAAGGATGAGTTCACACTTGTGAATGACATGCTGCAAAGTGTTTCAAGTATTGTAGGTTACCAGGCGTTGCTAAAGATTCGTTGCTCTACGGGCCTTGTAGTCTCACAGTATTATTTAGAAGCGTCTGGAAATTCAGATCGTGATCCGATGATTCCAGTCTTAACGAAGGATACCACAATAGATGCTTTATTGAAGTACGaccaaaaattgaaacctAACACTGAGATGTCATTCCAAGCAGCTTTGCTTTACACAGATCTCGACGGTAAAAGAAAGGTTCGCTCGATCAACACATATGCTACGGTATCAGGGAATATAAGATCAATATTTCAGTCTATCAATCAAAATGTTGCGATGAGAATTATGACTAAGGAGGTCATCACTTCATTAGGTGATTGTGACTTTATCAACCTTAGAAAGAAAATTGATGCAAAGATGGTTGAAATACTAACGCAATATAAAGCGTTGATTGGTGGTAGCTTAAGTTCACAATTAGTCCTACCAGAAGCCTTGAGGACGTTACCTGCATATATgttatcttttgagaaaacCGAATTAATGGCACCTAACGCACATAGTGCCCGTGGTAATGAGCGCATTTACGATCTGTTCAAGTTTAAAACAATGAACAGTGCTCAGCTTTCCTACAAACTCTACCCACAGGTGGTTCCGCTTCATGTTTTACTAGAAGAGAGTGACCTGTCATTTTATGATGCTGACGAGAAACTTTTGCAGGTTTTACCATCTTCAATGGAAAATCTATCTGTAAGGAATTCACATGCCAGCATAACTAACGGTGGATGTTATTTGATCTTCCAGGGTGACAAGGTGTATTTGTGGTTCAACGAAAATACAAATAGAATGCTTCTCCACGATCTCTTAGAAGTTGAAGACTCAGTGCACATTTCCCAGATCACTCTTTTTGGTGGCTCTTTACCTGAATTGTCGACAGAGGTCAATGCGAAGGCATTGCAGGTTATCAAATATTGGTGTCAAGCAACAAATAGAGCTTCGTTATCAATTGAACTTCTGAGACCAAATGTGGATCAATACTATAGTCGCATCATGGCGCAGCTCCTAGTTGAGGATAAAACGATCAATAAAATCGATGCTTTAGATAACTACCTCGTTACCATGCACCGTCTGatccaagaaaaatacaagaAAGACGATTACGTGAAAGTCAGTACTGTCTCCAACAATAACGAAAACGATAGCATGCATCAGAAATTTGTCCAGTTCTAA